The following proteins come from a genomic window of Anaerobutyricum hallii:
- a CDS encoding CpaF family protein — MELPGRRELREQILHQMDGRTSYVSDADVYREIDKAILRSGHSGYGTLSEKEELRRQMFSSIRGFDVLEKYLEDSSISEIMVIGTAHIFVEQNGRVRRTRDHFFEEADVYRLIEQIVAPTNRMVNEASPIVDSRLPDGSRVHIVLPPISLEGPVITIRKFLKGGMTIARLLAFGEFPEALTGILSALVKGKYNILISGATNSGKSSLLNALAEYIGQEERVITIEDSAELQLFHVDNLVRLETRNANVEGANEITMQDLIKASLRMRPDRIIVGEVRGAEAMSMLQALSTGHSGSFSSIHANSCRDALRRLETMVLMGMDMPLGAIQGLIASSVDILIHLGRCLNGERKILEISEIKDYSRTEYETHTLFQYDKDHGLEIREDLFHVEKLKDYGQYEKYCEAVKLFREGRAEQKKEKA; from the coding sequence ATGGAACTGCCTGGTAGGAGAGAACTTAGGGAACAGATTTTACATCAGATGGATGGAAGAACGTCTTATGTCAGTGATGCAGATGTGTATAGAGAGATTGATAAGGCTATTTTGCGTTCAGGACATAGTGGATATGGAACACTTTCAGAGAAGGAAGAACTAAGAAGGCAGATGTTTTCTTCCATCCGGGGTTTTGATGTTCTTGAGAAGTATTTAGAAGATAGCAGTATCAGTGAGATTATGGTTATAGGAACTGCTCACATTTTTGTGGAGCAGAATGGCAGGGTAAGAAGAACAAGAGACCATTTTTTTGAAGAAGCCGATGTATATCGGCTGATCGAACAGATTGTAGCGCCGACAAACAGGATGGTGAATGAAGCTTCTCCTATTGTGGACAGCCGCCTTCCGGACGGTTCAAGAGTACATATCGTATTACCGCCCATATCTTTGGAGGGTCCGGTTATCACTATTCGAAAGTTTTTAAAAGGAGGAATGACCATTGCAAGATTACTCGCTTTTGGAGAATTTCCCGAAGCGCTTACAGGGATACTTTCTGCTTTGGTGAAGGGAAAGTACAATATTTTGATCAGTGGGGCGACAAACTCAGGGAAGTCTTCGCTCTTGAACGCACTTGCAGAATATATAGGACAGGAGGAACGAGTGATCACAATAGAAGATTCAGCGGAACTCCAATTGTTTCATGTTGATAATCTTGTGCGGTTAGAGACAAGGAATGCAAATGTGGAGGGAGCGAATGAGATTACGATGCAGGATCTGATCAAGGCTTCTTTGCGAATGCGTCCGGATCGAATTATTGTCGGTGAAGTTCGCGGTGCGGAAGCGATGTCGATGCTTCAGGCACTATCTACAGGGCACAGCGGATCGTTTTCTTCGATTCATGCGAATTCCTGCCGGGATGCGCTCCGGCGTCTTGAAACGATGGTCCTTATGGGAATGGATATGCCACTTGGAGCAATTCAGGGTTTGATTGCTTCTTCTGTAGATATTCTTATACATTTGGGAAGATGCCTGAACGGAGAGAGAAAGATATTAGAGATAAGTGAGATTAAAGATTACAGCCGGACAGAGTATGAAACGCATACATTGTTTCAGTATGATAAAGATCATGGATTAGAGATTCGGGAAGATCTGTTCCATGTAGAGAAGCTTAAAGATTATGGACAGTATGAGAAGTATTGTGAGGCGGTGAAGTTGTTTCGTGAAGGAAGGGCAGAACAGAAGAAGGAGAAGGCGTAA